CGGGAACGACCCGCGACCGCTGCTCCCGGTCCCCCTTGATCCGCTCGCAGGCCCGGTGGATCTCTGTCCGCCAGGCGGCGCGTTCGAAGATCCTCGCGGTGTCGTAGCCGTCCTCTCCCTGTGTGAGGAACTCGGTCGCGGACGTTCCGGCGGACGCGACCTGAGACGCTGCGGAGAGCACCTCGCCCGGCACGACGGCGAATTCCGTGGGAGACACGTCGTCCGGCGCGACAGTGAGCGTGCCGGAGGAGCCGCCTTCGATCGAGGCGGCGGCCGAAGACCGGATGCCATGAGAACCCGCGGCCTCGACGGGCAGCAGCAGGAGATCGTGATCCAGCTCCACCTGCCCGAACCCCTCGGCCCTGCGTTCCCCCACCCCCGCGGCCCGGACCTCGGCCAGGACGTCCGGGGCGATGGGTCCGCCGGTCACCTCGAAGGTCAGGCAGCTCCCGGCGGCCAGGCCGTACAGGGTGGGGCGGGGCAGGCCCCAGCCGCGGTGCCAGCTCTCCGTCCGGTGGACGCCCAGCGCGACACCGACCCGCCCGTCCCTGCGTTCGGTCACCGGGGTGAGACTCACTCCGGGGGCACCCGCCTTGGCCAGAGCCTGTTCAAGTGCCCGTTTCACGTCTTCGACCTCCGTACTGGGTCGCAACCTCTGGTCACGGACCAGCAGCTCCGACAGCAACCACACCCGCAGTAGATCTCCACCCTCTGCCGCTCGCCGCCCGCCGGCGACCGGCCGGGCCACGACCTCCACCTGTCCGTAGTCGTCTTTGGAGGATCGGCCGACCCGCCACCGCCCGTTCAACCTCTCCTCCCAGCCCTCCTCCAGCGCGCCTGCCCGGACACGCACCTCGGCACGGAGCACGGTCCCGGCGGCCAGTGCCCGGTAGACGTAGACACCGCCGATGTCCCTGGTGGGCCGCTGGACGTCGTCACGGATGCTGTTGTGCATGCGCAACATGGACGGAGGATCGACGACCTCGTGCACGTCCTCACCGTCCGGTACGACGTATCCGCCCCGGTACGGCTTGCCGGACGACACGGCGCCGGCCATCCGGTTTCCGGTCACCATGCCCGGCTTCCCCTTCTCGTGGACGAGGACCTTGGGCACCGGCAGCGTGCGGGCGCCCCCGGCCGACTGCGGGGTGGCGGCCGTGACCAGCAGATCCCCCGTACGGACCAGGGCGTGCGCGCCGCCCCCGAGCCGCCGGGCCACCTCCGGCATCAGGCACCAGCCGGGAATGTGACCCGCGCCCTTCACGACGTTGCCCAGGACGGTGGCCGCGGCGAGAACCGCCTCCTGCACCGTGATGACCAGCTCCGCGCGCTCCCAGCCGTCTCGCGTCGGCCGGGACACGGGAACGGGCCGGTCCGCGACCGCGTACGCCGGGCCCGACGGGGGCGGCACCACCCGCTCGGGGGACGGCATCGACCAGACGGGAGCGAACCCGGCCCCTTCGACGGTCATCGTGCACCGTCCCGATCCCCGGCGGCGCTTGCCTCCGATGCCTTCCAGCAGCCGTGCCCCCGCCCCCAGCAGTGCCACGGCGACGTCCCGCTGGCCCTGGTCCAGCTCCGCGAAGCCCTCGATCCGCCCCCGGCCCGTCAGCGTGACCCCCGCGCGCGCCATCTCCTCGAACCGCAGCATCTCCGCCTCGGCGGTGCCGGTACGGACGTCGATCGCCACTCCCGGCTTGCGGAACGTCGCCGCCCAGGCGACCTGCGGCCTCGCCCGCAGGAGCCGGGCGAGTTTTACGGGAAAGCGGAGAGGACCCTCGACGACCAGCGCGGCGGGCCGGGGCGCGTTCCCGTCGGACCTGCCGCCGAACAGGAAGCCCACCCAGTCGTGCCAGACACCGCTGGGACCGCTGTCCAGAGCGTGTGCCGCCAGCTCGCAGGAGTCGCGCCAGACCCCGACCAGCGTCTTGGCGGGCACGATCGGCGCGGCGGGAGCGGGAGACACCTCCGTACCGTCCAGACCGTCCTGCCGGACAGCCCCGCCGGCGTCCTCGTCCCTGTTCCCGGGCAGGACGGGTCGGTTCGCCTCCTCCCCGTCCCGCTGGACGAGCCGGTCGGCGTATCCCTGAATGCCCGTCCCGGTCCCCACCCGCCAGTCACTGACCATGAACAGCGAGATCGCGAAACTCCCGGTCTCGTTCACCTCGCCTCCTCCTTCACCTTCAGGAACCGCTGTGCCGTCATCGCGTCCAGCAGGCCCGTCACCTTCTTCGCTCCGTGGGCGTGGTCGCCGTGAACGTGATCGGTCCACAGCAGCTCGCCCTCCTCCGTCAGCTCCATGAGCGCCTCCCTGCGCTCCCGGTCCTTCTCGAACCGCCGCAGCAGCAGGCCGAACCGGGACGCGGCGACCTCCTCGCCCAGGCACACCCCCTCGCGGAGGTCATGGGCCGCGCTCCGGGGAATGAGCGGCTCCTTCGACCCGGTTTCACGCAGGTTCAGCGCATCGACCCGCCGTTGCAGGTCCGCCCAGCGCCGCCCCCGCGCCCGGGCGTCCTCGCTGCCCTCCCCCACCAGGTACGGCGAGGCCGTTCCTCCCGAACCACCCGACAGGGTGACCGACGCGCGGATCCGCTTCAGGTCGGGGGCTGCGCTCTCGAACAGCACGACGAAGGCGAGCGCGGACCCCCAGCCCTTGACCCCCTTGGCCTCGACCTCGGTCAGTTTCTCGGCCAGCTCGTACGCGAAGTGGAAAGGGTAGTTGCGCTTGACGATCGCCACACCGGCGCCCGCTCCCAGGTTCGTGCGACCGCTTCTGGCCAGCATCGGGGCGAGCAGGGGTTCGGCCGCGGTCTCCTTCTCGAACGCCTCCAGGTAGTGCCGGGTGAAGGGCAACGCCACCTCACCCGCGCACACCACGGTCAGGTCGTCGCCACCGAGCACCAGCGGCAGGACCGGCAGCGGACCCTCCCCTCCCAGCTCCTCAGTGGTACGGCGCAGCGCCTCCTGGAACGCCCCTTTCCCACAGCGGTCCACCCCGAGGGAGAACGCCCGCAGCGCGTCCGCATAGGCGCGGTCGCCCTCACCTCGCACCGACTCGCCCAACGTCCGGAAGAGCTCGCCGAGCCCGTTGCCGTCGGCGTGCACCACCGCGACCCACTCGGTGTTCAGGCCGAGCTCGTCAACGATCCCTCGCATCGCCCGCCGGCCGGTGTGAGCGTTCCCCACCGCGGCCATCCGGTCGAGGGCCGGCCGGTAGGCGTCCAGTTTCGCCACCGCCGCCGCCGACCTCGGCTGCGCGGGCTCTCCCTTCCCCTCGAAACGGATCGCCTCCGCGGGCAGCCCGCTCGACGCGCAGTCCTCGACCAGCGGCAACCGCAGGAACCGCGCCTGCGGTCCCGGCCTGGCCTCCCGCACGGCCGCCAGCTCCGTCCGCGCCCTCCCGATCGCGTCAGCCAGCTCACCCGGGACATACTCGACCACGACCCCGCAGACGTCCAGCCCCGGCGCCTCCTTCAGCGCGCGCCGGGTCAACTCCGTCACCAGCCGCCGCCCGGCCTCCTGGTCCCTGACCAGCACGGTGATCCCGCCCGCGCCCGCGACCAGAAGCTCCGCGTCGTGGCTCTCGATGCGCCACTCGCTTTTCACGAAACCGCGGAACACCTTCTCCAGGGCTTCATCAGCCCAGGCCCCGTCCACCCTGGCGATCAGATCGGACGCTCCGACGATCTCCTGCCGCTTCCCCGAGGAGAAGATGTAGCGCTGGTTGCCCGCCGTACCGATCATGACGACGTACATGGCTCTCCCGTCTCGTCCGTACCGCCCTCACGCGGCCCGCTCTCGTGCGCGTCGGCATCGTGTGAACCGGTCCCGTCCGTGCCCCTCCCGGACAGCTCGGCCCCGCGCGGTCCGGCCTCGTGTGAGTCGGTCTCATACGGGTACGGAACCGCCTTCATCGCATGGCCGAGCAGCCAGCCCAGCGCGAAGGCGACACTGGCCGGGGCCGCGATGAACAACCGTGGGCTCAGGGCGGCATACTGCGGCCTGGCCGCCACCCACGCCTGCCACGCCGCATAGACATGCCGGACGACCAGCTCGAAGTCGACGGCCGCCTCCGGGAGGTTGGCCGGTCCCCCGTCGACGACGAGGGCCGCCCGGCACCGCTCCCAGCGTCCGTCGGTGTCCGCGCACCCGTCACTCGCCGCACGCAGCGCCTGGGCGACCATCATCGGGTTGTCTGACAGGTGCACCACCAGGGCGACCGCCCGCCCCTCCTCGGCTCCCTCGAACTCCGGCTCCTCGACCACCCTGGCCAGCCGCGCCGCCCGTACGGCCTCCGCAGGGCTCAACGGTTCCTTCATCCGTCCGCTGATCCGTACCGCCGTGAAGAAGTCGGACCGGCCACTCTCCGAACGCTGCGGCAGTACGGGAGCGATGGCCGCCTCCGCTTCCCCCGCCCGCTCTCCCCGAGTGGCGCTGACCCCCCGCAACTCCCGCTGCACGTTGAACTTGAACCGCGTACCCAGCTCGAAGGCATCGGGCAGCGCGGCGTTGACATAGAGCGACACCGGCGTGGACGGGTCGGCCTCCGACAGCTCGGTCAGCCGCGCGGTCACCAGCTCGTAGGCCAGATCCAGGGTGTCCCTGCGAGCCTCCCGCGCCGCCGCCCTCTCGTCCGCGTCGGCCCCGGGCCCCACCCCCTCGACATCACGCCGTACGACGAAGCAGGAGTCGTGATTGCGCCGGGCGTGGTCGGTGGCCGCGCCGATCCACTGGGTGCTCCACGGCGCCCGCCAGTTCGCTCGCGGCAGGGCGATGACGATGCCCACGCCCTTGCTGCGCTGCTGCCACAGGTTGATGCCGGCGAACATCACGGCCGCGGCCACGCACAGCACCGTCAGGAGCAGCCGCTGGTCACCCAGCCACCCCTTGATCACATCCGGCACGGTCCCGGCGGCCACCGCCGCCGCCACCCCGGCCACCGCCGCCACCATCCACCGCGAGGCGCCTTCCCACAGCCCTTTCACCCCGCCCGTCCCCGCCCCAGCCCTGCAAACCCCATCCGCCCGCCCTTCCTGCTCTTTTTCCGCCTTCACCTAATACAGATGGACGACGGAAAAACAGCAGGTAGAACACCTCACAGGGGTGATGAGGGCCGCGTCGTCAGGGGCGCGATCGCTTAGCAACTCACGTTGCGACCCCTCGTACGGGGACCGGCAGGCGTCCGCCTCGGCGCATGGTGCCCAAACCGAGGCGGGAGACGCGCTTGCCGGCGATGGTGATGGCGCCGCCGGGGGAGGGAGTGTTCATGGCGTGTCCAGCCTTTCCATGATGGCGGTGACGGCGACGTGAACTGCGGGGGCGGGATCAAGGGGGAAGACGGCGAGGTAGTCGGGGCGCTGGTCTGTGAGAAGGCGGTGGAACTGCTGGTCGACGACCGCCCGGAAAGCGGCATCGGGGTAGTCGGAGTCTTTGCCGAGGTCGGCTTCGAACGGGGCGGCGGGGTCTAAGACAGTGGCCATGATCAGCACCTGACGGCGAGTGTGGAGCCGGACCAGGGCGGTCAGGTGGTCAAGGTCGTCGGGGGAAGGCTGTCGGCCGTGATGCCGCAGGGCGGCAAGGTAGTACGCCAACGCGGTGTGGGCGGTGCCGTCAACGATGACGACGTCGGCGGTGAGTTCGGCTTCAAGGGCGGCCGCGGCCCCGTAGGTGATGATCCATTCGGTGGAGGCGGTGGTGTGCCGGGTCATCTTGGGAAATCCGCGCCCAGCGGCTTGCCTGGCCAGACCGCCGATGCGTGCCACGCTCAGGCCGGTGGCGCGTAGCTCCATCTCGATGCGGCGCGCCAGGGTGGTGGTGTCCGTGCCGTGGGTTCCGGCGATGCCAACATGCAGGGGGCTCACCATAGGGCCTGTTCCTCATGGTCGGGGGTGGTGGGGGCGGCGGCGCCGGGCATGTTCGGCGGGACAGCTGCTGCGATGAGGGCTTCCCAGGTGGGGTAGTGGGCGGCGAGGTTGACCAAGAGCAGCGCGGCGGCGTGGGCGTCGAACCCGGCCCGGTGCCGCCGCCCGCTGATGTCGGTCACGGAGATATTGGTGTAGGCCAGGAGCGCATCCAGACGGTAGGCGGGGGCGTCGGGCAGGGTGGCGCGGGCCAGCCGCAGCGTGTCGATGACCCCGGCCGGTTGCCAGTCGGGCAGGTGACGGCTCAGCACGGTGTAGTCCACGTGAGCGTTGTGGGCGGCAATCCACGCCCCGTCGAGGTCCGCCTGGACCGCCGGGGCTACCGACTCCCAGCCAGGGGCGCTGTCGACGTCCTGGTTGGTGATGTGGTGGATGCCGGTGGCGAAACGGCTGATGGGCCGCGGGGGTCGGATCAGGGTGGAGTTCCCCGATTGAGGCACCGGCTGGCCTGCGTCGATGGGGATGGTCGCGACTTCTACGAGGTCGGGCGGGTTGGCTCCGTTGCCTTCCACGTCGACCACGAGCAGGCGCGGCCAGGTGCCGAAGTCCACGGTCTCTTCTCCTAGGTGGCCGGCCAGCCGATGTCGGCGCGGCCGTGCCGACGGTAGTGGTGGGGCTTGTTGCGGTCATGAACCTGGTAGCCGTAAGTGTGCTGAAGGAAGTAGCGCGGCGGCTCGTCCAGGCCCTCGACCATGATGGCGCGGTTGGTGATCGTCACCTCGCCGACCGCGCCGAGGGCGCGGGCCTGGCGGGTGACGGCAGCAAGATCGGGGGCCCTCCACGTCTCGCGGCACAGGTTGAGCTGGGCGAGGGGGCAGATGTCGCAGAGCTCGCGGATGCCGTAGTGGCCGTTGTAGTCGGCCTCGTGGTGGGCGTAGGCGACGCCGCAGCTCGTCTTGCGAAACAGCGGCCCCCAGGGCAGCTGCTGGTCGGCGGGGCGGTGGAACGCCCGCAGAATCCGCTGTTCGGATTCCTCGGGCATGATCTTGCGGCGGGCGGTGTCCTCGTAGGGTTCCGGCAGGCCGTGGTCGCGGTAGTAGGCGGCGATCTGCTGCCGGAAGAACAGGCCGGTGAAGACCGTGGCGTGCGCGTGCTGCGACAGCTCCAAGGCTCGCTGGATGTGAGCGTCGGAGTCGTTGAGGCCCGGCACAATCGGGCGCCAGTACAAGACGGTGCGGTATCGGTCGGCGTGCTCATACAGGGTACGCAGGCTGGTTGCGGAGATGGCGGAGTCCACCGGCTCGATCCCGGCGTGGTCGATGCCCGAGTGCGTCACCAGGACGGTGAGTTTGATGTTGCGGAAGCTGTTGAGGACGGCGCAGTCGGCGGGATCGACTCTCCAGCGGGTGATGACCAGGACGTGGTTGGTCAGGCCGCGCTCGTCCAAGAGCCGCAGCACGCTGAAGGGGTGGGGTTTGACGACGGGCAGCATGGGGTCGGTGGCCCGGTTGAACACCTGAATCGGTGTCGTGTGCGGCTGGAAGTAGCGGTGGCCGGTCAGCAGGTCGACCGCGGCCTCATCGCTCATCAACGCGCGGGGCGTCTTCGCTGCGTCCGCGCAGCACGACCCAGGGCGATGAGAACGCGATAGCTGGCAGCCCATGGCCGGACGAGCTCGCGTTGCGACCCCTCGTAGGGGCGATGAGAACCCAGAACTCGGCCGCGCCATTCAGCTGGTCGAGATATTACGCCCCCTCGTAAGAGGGCCTCTACCACTTGCTGAGGTCCAGCACCAAGGCGTCGGAAGTCCTGGAGTCGGGCGCAGCCCGGACAGGGCCCACCACCTGCCACCCCCAGCGCCGATACATGGCGTGGGCAGGGGCGTCCGGATCGGCCAGCAGCGTCGCGTATGAGGCGACGTCCTGCTGAGCCAGCAGCGTCTCCAGGAGCTGCCGGCCGATGCCACGCCGCCGGTAGTCCTTCCGGACGTCAAGCTCGATCACCGCGAATCTCGGCGAATCCGCCAACTCGGCGGGAGCAGGAGTGGCTTCCCCTCCCCACCATCGGTCCGCCCCGAACGCGAGACCGAAACTGAACCCTATGAGCTCTTGCCCATCTCAGGCGGACACCAGAACAAAACTGTCATTCTTCACCTGCTTGCCCGTGCGCTGCAAGAACCGCTCGCGGCTGTAGAGCGGTCCGGACAGGTAAGGAGGTTCAGCGTAATTCGCCAGGTACAGGCGGACGTACTCATCGCCGAGCACCTCGTCGGCAGCCTCACCCGTCAGGCACCGATATTCGATATCAGTCACTTGTTCTCTTTCGCCGCTGTTAGGGCTAGAAGCTCACGGTATTCCGCAATGGCGGGCGTCTTGTACCCTGCTGGCGCGGCATCAGCCACACCATGAGCGACATGCAAAACGAACCTCGTCGTATGCTTCGACCCAAGATCCTCCACGATCGACGCCGCGGCCTGAAGGCCGTCGTCCACGCTGCCGTCCCGGACCGCTGAGG
This region of Streptosporangium sp. NBC_01495 genomic DNA includes:
- a CDS encoding RAMP superfamily CRISPR-associated protein, with protein sequence MNETGSFAISLFMVSDWRVGTGTGIQGYADRLVQRDGEEANRPVLPGNRDEDAGGAVRQDGLDGTEVSPAPAAPIVPAKTLVGVWRDSCELAAHALDSGPSGVWHDWVGFLFGGRSDGNAPRPAALVVEGPLRFPVKLARLLRARPQVAWAATFRKPGVAIDVRTGTAEAEMLRFEEMARAGVTLTGRGRIEGFAELDQGQRDVAVALLGAGARLLEGIGGKRRRGSGRCTMTVEGAGFAPVWSMPSPERVVPPPSGPAYAVADRPVPVSRPTRDGWERAELVITVQEAVLAAATVLGNVVKGAGHIPGWCLMPEVARRLGGGAHALVRTGDLLVTAATPQSAGGARTLPVPKVLVHEKGKPGMVTGNRMAGAVSSGKPYRGGYVVPDGEDVHEVVDPPSMLRMHNSIRDDVQRPTRDIGGVYVYRALAAGTVLRAEVRVRAGALEEGWEERLNGRWRVGRSSKDDYGQVEVVARPVAGGRRAAEGGDLLRVWLLSELLVRDQRLRPSTEVEDVKRALEQALAKAGAPGVSLTPVTERRDGRVGVALGVHRTESWHRGWGLPRPTLYGLAAGSCLTFEVTGGPIAPDVLAEVRAAGVGERRAEGFGQVELDHDLLLLPVEAAGSHGIRSSAAASIEGGSSGTLTVAPDDVSPTEFAVVPGEVLSAASQVASAGTSATEFLTQGEDGYDTARIFERAAWRTEIHRACERIKGDREQRSRVVPAGVPSTQLNALREIVREPSRERAKSRLLWLTRIRAGRPDWPREAVTRLLDLLTTPDPVWALLALPEERLVVTGDGVATLRAELHGEAVRVLVSACLAAHSRDEAAGSRDRTTRNGAAGTVTATVGSER
- a CDS encoding Cas10/Cmr2 second palm domain-containing protein, with product MYVVMIGTAGNQRYIFSSGKRQEIVGASDLIARVDGAWADEALEKVFRGFVKSEWRIESHDAELLVAGAGGITVLVRDQEAGRRLVTELTRRALKEAPGLDVCGVVVEYVPGELADAIGRARTELAAVREARPGPQARFLRLPLVEDCASSGLPAEAIRFEGKGEPAQPRSAAAVAKLDAYRPALDRMAAVGNAHTGRRAMRGIVDELGLNTEWVAVVHADGNGLGELFRTLGESVRGEGDRAYADALRAFSLGVDRCGKGAFQEALRRTTEELGGEGPLPVLPLVLGGDDLTVVCAGEVALPFTRHYLEAFEKETAAEPLLAPMLARSGRTNLGAGAGVAIVKRNYPFHFAYELAEKLTEVEAKGVKGWGSALAFVVLFESAAPDLKRIRASVTLSGGSGGTASPYLVGEGSEDARARGRRWADLQRRVDALNLRETGSKEPLIPRSAAHDLREGVCLGEEVAASRFGLLLRRFEKDRERREALMELTEEGELLWTDHVHGDHAHGAKKVTGLLDAMTAQRFLKVKEEAR
- a CDS encoding 3'-5' exonuclease codes for the protein MDFGTWPRLLVVDVEGNGANPPDLVEVATIPIDAGQPVPQSGNSTLIRPPRPISRFATGIHHITNQDVDSAPGWESVAPAVQADLDGAWIAAHNAHVDYTVLSRHLPDWQPAGVIDTLRLARATLPDAPAYRLDALLAYTNISVTDISGRRHRAGFDAHAAALLLVNLAAHYPTWEALIAAAVPPNMPGAAAPTTPDHEEQALW
- a CDS encoding GNAT family N-acetyltransferase, which codes for MADSPRFAVIELDVRKDYRRRGIGRQLLETLLAQQDVASYATLLADPDAPAHAMYRRWGWQVVGPVRAAPDSRTSDALVLDLSKW